TTAATATTAGAAGACAGATTCAAAAAAAGAAAGAGGGTAAACTTTTATAATAAATATTAAAAAAGCGGTTTTTACAAACCGCTTTTATTTTTTATTCTTTCAATTACGTCATTTATTCTTCAATTAATGTAAAAGCTGATTTATCCAAACCGCATTGAGGGCAGGTCCAATCATCAGGAATATCCTCAAATTTAGTTCCAGGTAATATGCCGCTATCAGGATCACCTACAGCCTCATCATATATATAACCACAAACGCACTGATATTTTTTCATGTTTTTACCTCCATTTATTATTATAATAATATTTGAAAAAGATTACTTTGTCAATATTAATTAACGAAAAATTCTAATTTTGGTATATTTTAGGCTGGTGTGCTATAATATTAAAAAACAGGAGGTGTCAGATGTTAAAAGAATTTGATATTGAAAAATTAAATAAAAAT
The sequence above is drawn from the Clostridia bacterium genome and encodes:
- a CDS encoding rubredoxin, whose amino-acid sequence is MKKYQCVCGYIYDEAVGDPDSGILPGTKFEDIPDDWTCPQCGLDKSAFTLIEE